The Hymenobacter sp. 5317J-9 genome has a window encoding:
- a CDS encoding RICIN domain-containing protein — MKKQATLSLISLLARPRAARWGLVLLLGLARFVASAQAISPQFFGINYWNIKSGSTALTDPLANIAPDLRKADLKWMRIGGNRFDTDPLWENAANYASAINYARSVGATPLVQIPIHLTATELGAFVADCANRGYNITYWAIGNEPDPSGTTLTWVSGSSTYLGYTYATWAAHYRELAAKLKTVAPNAKLVGPDFRLFYNVANPGDTAGLPSYYQTFLDDLGDAYLAGTTIPLLDHFAFHFYADRTESVVSSRFATLRTMLNTINNGPRKNNGPAAPITLAVTEVNVNNAADNEANAWEFKAGQFVALMAKNAMQQSALCFTPWSIYESGAGQTEFDYSLYATMGSTGSPARRSTMWHLAMLSNNRQANVMNGTQSTEQNNLVFIGMRGPDGYTLLIMNMQASTSYTYRASFDGTYHAGSEAVKLSLEAYTPLSRELVGSIPARTTHLYRLDASGNVLEKLYYTDGDAAPRHQLSFNLVSRSSIAAGTAGYARPTGGAATADVTQFVGDASALSSTRWVLQPADPGYYYVLNQSTNLALRPKGATDAERLQENQPISQEALSTSGTNGDYMMWKVVYTGSGGYYRFQNKRSGKYLNVKGGGVTADLPLVQYTDQPTYLSEQWRFDAAAADNEAVQARPAVAGLASGPAPAAGLSTFPNPATGTLYLALDADAGQAILRDLTGRVCLSRAVGRNGQLDLQGLASGMYHLTVTTATGQLQQKIVKE, encoded by the coding sequence ATGAAAAAGCAAGCTACCCTTTCGCTCATTTCTCTTCTTGCCCGGCCCCGTGCCGCGCGCTGGGGCCTCGTGCTGCTGCTGGGCTTGGCCCGGTTTGTGGCGTCGGCCCAGGCCATTTCGCCGCAGTTTTTTGGCATTAATTACTGGAATATCAAGTCGGGCTCGACGGCCCTGACCGACCCGCTGGCCAACATCGCGCCCGACCTGCGCAAGGCCGATTTGAAATGGATGCGCATCGGCGGCAACCGCTTCGACACCGACCCGCTCTGGGAAAACGCGGCCAACTACGCCAGCGCCATCAACTACGCCCGCTCGGTGGGCGCTACGCCGCTGGTGCAGATTCCCATTCACCTCACCGCCACCGAGCTGGGGGCGTTTGTGGCGGACTGCGCCAACCGGGGCTACAACATCACCTACTGGGCCATTGGCAACGAGCCCGACCCCTCGGGCACCACGCTGACCTGGGTTTCGGGCTCTTCCACCTACCTCGGCTACACCTACGCCACCTGGGCGGCCCACTACCGCGAGCTGGCTGCAAAGCTCAAAACCGTAGCCCCGAACGCCAAGCTGGTGGGCCCCGATTTCCGGCTGTTCTACAACGTGGCCAACCCCGGCGATACCGCCGGCCTGCCCAGCTACTACCAAACTTTTCTCGACGACCTGGGCGATGCCTACCTGGCCGGCACCACCATTCCGCTGCTCGACCATTTCGCCTTCCATTTCTACGCCGACCGCACCGAGTCCGTGGTGAGCAGCCGCTTTGCCACGCTGCGCACCATGCTCAACACCATCAACAACGGGCCGCGCAAGAACAATGGCCCGGCCGCTCCCATTACCCTGGCTGTGACCGAAGTGAACGTGAACAACGCTGCCGACAACGAGGCTAATGCCTGGGAGTTCAAAGCCGGGCAGTTTGTGGCGCTTATGGCCAAGAATGCCATGCAGCAAAGCGCCCTCTGCTTCACGCCCTGGAGCATTTACGAAAGCGGCGCGGGCCAGACCGAGTTCGACTACTCGCTCTACGCCACCATGGGCAGCACCGGCAGCCCGGCCCGCCGCTCCACCATGTGGCACCTGGCCATGCTCAGCAACAACCGCCAGGCCAACGTGATGAACGGCACCCAGAGCACCGAGCAAAACAACCTGGTGTTCATCGGCATGCGCGGCCCCGACGGCTACACCCTGCTGATAATGAACATGCAGGCCAGCACGTCCTACACCTACCGCGCCTCTTTCGACGGCACTTACCACGCCGGCTCCGAAGCCGTGAAGCTGAGCCTGGAAGCCTACACTCCGCTGAGCCGGGAGCTGGTTGGCAGCATTCCCGCCCGCACCACCCACCTCTACCGGCTCGATGCCAGCGGCAACGTGCTCGAAAAGCTGTACTACACCGACGGCGACGCAGCCCCGCGCCACCAGCTGTCCTTCAACCTGGTGAGCCGCAGCTCCATTGCTGCCGGCACCGCTGGCTACGCCCGCCCCACCGGCGGCGCGGCCACGGCCGACGTCACGCAGTTTGTGGGCGATGCCTCGGCCCTGAGCTCGACGCGCTGGGTGCTGCAGCCCGCCGACCCCGGCTATTACTACGTGCTCAACCAGTCAACCAACCTAGCCCTACGCCCCAAAGGCGCCACCGACGCCGAGCGCCTGCAGGAAAACCAGCCCATCAGTCAGGAAGCCCTGAGCACCAGCGGCACCAACGGCGACTATATGATGTGGAAGGTGGTGTACACGGGCAGCGGCGGCTACTACCGCTTCCAGAACAAGCGCAGCGGCAAGTACCTCAACGTGAAAGGCGGCGGCGTGACGGCCGACCTGCCGCTGGTGCAGTACACCGACCAGCCCACCTACCTCTCCGAGCAATGGCGCTTCGATGCCGCGGCGGCCGACAACGAGGCCGTGCAGGCCCGCCCCGCCGTGGCCGGTCTCGCCAGCGGCCCCGCGCCGGCAGCGGGGTTGAGCACCTTCCCCAATCCTGCCACCGGCACCCTCTACCTGGCCCTCGACGCCGATGCCGGCCAGGCCATTCTGCGCGACCTCACCGGCCGCGTGTGCCTGTCGCGGGCCGTGGGCCGCAACGGTCAGCTCGATTTGCAGGGCCTGGCCTCCGGCATGTACCACCTCACTGTGACCACCGCTACCGGCCAGCTTCAGCAGAAAATCGTGAAGGAGTAA
- a CDS encoding carbohydrate-binding protein, with the protein MKRLLFLLVLSWLALPAASGQTISPYLAGQNAWLPTALGTQVFNGQLDKLWPLVKQSKVRMVRIGGNGVNSNLVTNAQYIALIDSIRRIGAEPMVQVSEGRGRFTAAQAAQVVQYVNITMGRNIKYWIIGNEPDLASQPNPVSIAGVEAYIKSFASAMKAVDPSILIVGPENASYGGGYFPALVGGANDITGTDANGRYYVDVISFHTYPFNGTQTRAQVTSGTTNLTNNVVNLLGLMAAANAKNNRTGTNALRWALTEFNVDYANPGNNTVEGVGVHSFLNGQFWAEVFGVGMKYEAVSMQPWSIHEGSGARGAGDLGYIDGSTAATFKPRSAFWHEMLVSENMHGLNLNATDNQALVKVLSSTDNGTTAVMLLNESEADDYDFTVQLDNTAIGGASALKVNVPAGINAAYTNRLYAQSTLVLLFNAQGQLTRKIIYSLQHAQQTLPPTYLGPNQNYTQLSFSADKTFSCIAPEAVTYTAAVLGGYTTLDWNFGAGATPATASGKGPIAVTYATAGPKDVTLTLVNPDTTIVLSKPAYVQVSACVRTPYNGTPAVIPGVVRAVEYDFGGQGAAFNDSDAANRGAAVDPTVPRPNEAVDTENGDGGYGNVGYSATGEWLKYSVNILRSGLYKVTVRVSTGATSTGSLRLSVNDVDRTGVVAVPATGGFGTYQDLVINNVYLAADPNATLKFDIVSASLNFSKLTFEEQPMTGIVVNRTYNEAASVFDGSKDAVELLIVKDHLDIRGLIVKDFESNLTTDNGGKFQFKDNALWKDLRIGTTIVLRRLLSDVAGYAEDLNPADFKLDLFLENATYLDALGTAGQNFNITGTDMVLLKTGAPTGTDNAVHALASNNGGSPVSAFYTAVAGPKLTYSTTLPAGSFLYPTNPAQSTADYNGTAVAASSSASRNWGDGFGANNINYILTLRGLANPAPPVVVNRVYNGSNDGTGNLDAVELLVVQDHVDMRGMIVKDFETNGTADNGGKYQFNNTAFWADVRSGTTVVLRQLAGPAGYVQDADASDYTLDLLLGNTTYLTNAGGGNIFNITQYDMVMVKAAGSGAAGVTGSIHAFATRGAIGGAGAAVTTNYQSILGYKMAAPDLDNGGSPSKFVYPLNPTQTLADYNGTGKANASGSTALNWGFGFGTPNITYIQSLRNALIGPDLVVLSGQSMGAGGSYNSITVQSGGTLTLQLGTTVATSVRVLTGGRLITNCAVLGGAGSFELQAGAELHICDPAGIAATGATGAIQLTGPRLFSADAVYTYNGTAPQVTGAGLPASVRSLTVNNTAALSTDRTLTLSQPLSVAQVARLQSGNLATGGQAFTLLSSAAGTALLDNTGGVVTGAGTMQRAITSSVTGPAYRHYSSPVAGAPLSSVGTAGFVPTFNTDYNASATPSAVTPFPTVFGYDESRIATATSNYSAFDKGWFSPASGADLMQPTRGYSVNAPATPAPVAFTGTFNNGAQASGALSRGADVDAGWQLLGNPYPSPLDWSTVTASQRPGMDAAMYVYQSTGQYAGTYRSYANGVGASPLIVAGSGYFARVSAPGTPGAVNLTNANRVTTFGPQPTFGRGTLDARPLLRLTLSGANLQDDAYVYFEAGATAGVDAEFDATKLPNPAGLDLAVLAGNTPLAIDGLAPLSAAQVVPLSLRAPQAGTYTFAVADLSNFGSTSVYLRDAAAGTQQLLVLGGSYSVTLAAGANNGRFSLAFGAALATAAKAELAADAVSMYPNPAHARFTVLLPPLAGLREVRATLFNALGQAVLSRTIGLSGAGATAEFATSGLAAGVYTLRLQADTQVLTKRVVLH; encoded by the coding sequence ATGAAGAGACTGTTATTCCTACTCGTGCTGAGCTGGCTGGCGCTGCCCGCAGCGTCGGGCCAGACCATTTCGCCCTACCTGGCGGGCCAGAACGCCTGGCTGCCCACGGCCCTGGGCACGCAGGTGTTCAACGGGCAGCTCGACAAGCTGTGGCCGCTGGTGAAGCAGTCGAAGGTGCGCATGGTGCGCATCGGCGGCAACGGCGTCAACTCCAACCTGGTCACCAACGCCCAATACATTGCCCTGATTGATTCCATTCGCCGCATCGGGGCAGAGCCCATGGTGCAGGTATCGGAGGGCCGGGGCCGCTTCACGGCCGCGCAGGCGGCGCAGGTAGTGCAGTACGTCAACATCACCATGGGCCGCAACATCAAGTACTGGATTATTGGCAACGAGCCCGACCTGGCCTCGCAGCCCAACCCGGTGAGCATTGCGGGCGTGGAGGCCTATATCAAGTCCTTCGCCTCGGCCATGAAGGCGGTGGACCCCAGCATCCTCATCGTGGGTCCCGAGAATGCGTCTTACGGCGGGGGCTACTTCCCCGCGCTGGTGGGCGGCGCCAACGACATCACCGGCACCGACGCCAACGGGCGCTACTACGTCGACGTTATCTCCTTCCACACCTACCCCTTCAACGGCACCCAGACGCGGGCCCAGGTCACCAGCGGCACCACCAACCTCACCAACAACGTGGTGAACCTGCTGGGCCTGATGGCCGCCGCGAATGCCAAAAACAACCGCACCGGCACCAACGCCCTGCGCTGGGCCCTCACCGAGTTCAACGTGGACTACGCCAACCCCGGCAACAACACCGTGGAAGGCGTGGGCGTGCACTCCTTCCTGAACGGGCAGTTTTGGGCCGAGGTGTTTGGCGTGGGCATGAAGTACGAGGCCGTGTCGATGCAGCCCTGGTCCATTCACGAGGGCAGCGGGGCCCGCGGCGCCGGCGATTTGGGCTACATCGACGGCAGCACGGCGGCCACGTTCAAGCCCCGCTCGGCGTTCTGGCACGAGATGCTGGTGTCGGAAAACATGCACGGGCTCAACCTGAATGCCACCGACAATCAGGCCCTGGTGAAAGTGCTCAGCAGCACCGACAACGGCACCACGGCCGTAATGCTGCTCAACGAAAGCGAGGCGGACGACTACGATTTCACGGTGCAGCTCGACAATACGGCCATTGGGGGCGCCAGCGCGCTCAAGGTCAACGTGCCGGCCGGCATCAATGCCGCCTACACGAACCGGCTGTACGCGCAGTCGACCCTGGTGCTGCTGTTCAATGCCCAGGGCCAGCTCACGCGCAAAATCATCTATTCGCTGCAGCACGCCCAGCAGACGCTGCCGCCCACCTACCTCGGCCCAAACCAGAACTACACGCAGCTGTCGTTTTCGGCCGATAAAACCTTCAGCTGCATCGCGCCCGAAGCCGTGACGTACACGGCCGCCGTGCTGGGCGGCTACACCACCCTGGACTGGAACTTTGGCGCGGGCGCTACGCCGGCCACCGCCAGCGGCAAAGGCCCCATTGCGGTGACCTACGCCACGGCCGGCCCCAAAGACGTGACCTTGACGCTGGTGAACCCCGACACGACCATCGTGCTGAGCAAGCCAGCCTACGTGCAGGTGAGTGCCTGCGTGCGAACCCCTTACAACGGCACGCCGGCCGTGATTCCGGGCGTGGTGCGGGCCGTGGAGTACGATTTCGGTGGCCAGGGCGCGGCCTTCAACGACTCGGACGCGGCCAACCGCGGGGCGGCCGTGGACCCCACCGTGCCGCGCCCCAACGAAGCTGTGGACACTGAAAACGGTGACGGCGGCTACGGCAACGTGGGCTACTCGGCTACCGGCGAGTGGCTGAAATACTCCGTGAACATCCTGCGCAGTGGCCTCTACAAGGTGACGGTGCGGGTGTCGACGGGCGCCACCTCGACGGGCTCATTGCGGCTGAGCGTGAACGACGTGGACCGCACAGGTGTGGTAGCCGTGCCGGCCACCGGCGGCTTTGGCACCTACCAAGACCTGGTTATCAATAACGTGTACCTGGCGGCCGACCCCAACGCCACGCTGAAGTTCGACATCGTGAGTGCCAGCCTCAACTTCTCCAAGCTCACCTTCGAGGAGCAGCCCATGACAGGCATTGTGGTGAACCGCACCTACAACGAAGCCGCTTCCGTGTTCGACGGCAGCAAAGACGCCGTGGAGCTGCTGATTGTGAAGGACCATCTCGACATCCGCGGGCTGATTGTGAAGGACTTCGAAAGCAACCTCACCACCGACAACGGCGGCAAGTTCCAGTTCAAGGACAACGCCTTGTGGAAGGACCTGCGCATTGGCACCACCATCGTGCTGCGCCGCCTGTTGTCGGACGTGGCGGGCTACGCCGAAGACCTGAACCCCGCCGATTTTAAGCTCGACCTCTTTCTGGAAAACGCCACTTACCTCGATGCCTTGGGCACGGCGGGCCAGAATTTTAACATCACTGGCACCGACATGGTGCTGCTGAAAACCGGTGCCCCCACCGGTACTGATAACGCTGTGCACGCGCTGGCCAGCAACAACGGCGGGAGCCCTGTATCGGCCTTCTACACGGCCGTGGCCGGGCCCAAGCTTACCTACAGCACCACGCTGCCGGCGGGCTCCTTCCTGTATCCCACCAACCCGGCCCAGAGCACGGCCGACTACAACGGTACCGCCGTGGCCGCGTCGAGCAGCGCCAGCCGCAACTGGGGCGACGGCTTCGGCGCCAACAACATCAACTACATCCTGACCCTGCGCGGCCTGGCCAACCCGGCGCCGCCCGTGGTGGTGAACCGCGTCTACAACGGCTCGAACGACGGCACTGGCAACCTCGACGCCGTGGAGCTGCTGGTGGTGCAGGACCACGTGGACATGCGCGGGATGATTGTGAAGGACTTTGAAACCAACGGCACGGCCGACAACGGCGGCAAGTACCAGTTCAACAACACCGCCTTCTGGGCCGATGTGCGCAGCGGCACCACCGTGGTGCTGCGCCAGCTGGCCGGCCCCGCCGGCTACGTGCAGGACGCCGACGCCTCCGATTACACCCTGGACCTGCTGCTCGGCAACACCACCTACCTCACCAACGCGGGCGGCGGCAACATCTTCAACATCACGCAGTACGACATGGTGATGGTGAAAGCAGCCGGTTCGGGTGCTGCGGGCGTTACGGGTTCCATTCATGCCTTTGCTACCCGCGGGGCCATCGGCGGGGCCGGGGCGGCCGTCACGACCAACTACCAGTCGATACTGGGCTACAAGATGGCCGCCCCCGACCTCGACAACGGCGGCAGCCCGAGCAAATTCGTTTACCCGCTCAACCCAACCCAGACCCTGGCCGACTACAACGGCACGGGCAAAGCCAACGCCTCGGGCAGCACCGCTCTCAACTGGGGCTTCGGCTTCGGCACGCCCAACATCACCTACATCCAGAGCCTGCGCAACGCTCTCATTGGGCCCGATTTGGTGGTGCTGAGCGGCCAGAGCATGGGCGCTGGCGGCAGCTACAACAGCATCACGGTGCAGAGCGGCGGCACGCTCACGCTGCAGCTGGGCACCACGGTGGCCACCTCGGTGCGCGTGCTCACGGGCGGACGGCTCATCACCAACTGCGCGGTGCTGGGCGGCGCGGGCAGCTTCGAGCTGCAGGCCGGCGCCGAGCTGCACATCTGCGACCCGGCCGGCATTGCCGCCACCGGGGCCACGGGTGCCATTCAGCTCACCGGCCCGCGTTTGTTTTCGGCCGATGCCGTGTACACCTACAACGGCACCGCGCCGCAAGTAACCGGCGCCGGCCTGCCCGCCAGTGTGCGCAGCCTGACGGTGAACAACACGGCCGCCCTCAGCACCGACCGCACCCTGACGCTGAGCCAGCCCCTGAGCGTGGCCCAGGTGGCCCGCCTGCAAAGCGGCAACCTCGCCACTGGCGGCCAGGCTTTCACGCTGCTTTCCAGCGCGGCCGGCACGGCTTTGCTCGACAACACGGGCGGCGTGGTGACGGGCGCGGGCACCATGCAGCGCGCCATCACGAGTTCCGTGACGGGCCCGGCCTACCGCCACTACAGCTCGCCGGTGGCCGGTGCGCCCCTTAGCAGCGTGGGCACCGCGGGCTTCGTGCCGACTTTCAACACGGACTACAACGCCAGCGCTACGCCCAGCGCGGTGACGCCCTTCCCCACAGTGTTTGGTTACGATGAAAGCCGTATTGCCACCGCCACTTCCAACTACAGCGCGTTCGACAAAGGCTGGTTCTCGCCCGCCAGCGGCGCCGACCTCATGCAGCCCACCCGCGGCTACAGCGTGAATGCGCCCGCTACGCCCGCCCCGGTGGCATTCACCGGCACGTTCAACAACGGCGCGCAGGCCTCCGGCGCCCTCAGCCGCGGGGCTGACGTGGACGCCGGCTGGCAGCTGCTCGGCAACCCGTATCCGTCGCCGCTGGACTGGAGCACCGTGACGGCCTCCCAGCGCCCGGGCATGGACGCTGCCATGTATGTGTACCAAAGCACCGGCCAGTACGCGGGTACCTACCGCAGCTACGCCAACGGCGTGGGCGCCTCCCCGCTTATTGTGGCCGGCTCGGGCTACTTTGCCCGCGTTTCGGCCCCCGGCACGCCCGGCGCCGTGAACCTGACCAATGCCAACCGCGTCACGACTTTCGGCCCGCAGCCCACTTTCGGCCGCGGCACCCTGGACGCCCGGCCGCTGCTGCGCCTCACCCTGAGCGGTGCCAACCTGCAGGACGACGCCTACGTGTACTTTGAAGCCGGCGCCACGGCCGGTGTGGACGCTGAATTCGATGCCACCAAGCTGCCCAATCCCGCCGGGCTCGACCTGGCCGTGCTGGCTGGCAACACGCCGCTGGCCATCGACGGTCTGGCGCCGCTGAGCGCTGCCCAAGTGGTGCCGCTAAGCCTGCGCGCGCCGCAAGCTGGCACCTACACCTTCGCGGTGGCCGATTTGAGCAACTTTGGCTCGACGTCCGTGTACCTGCGCGATGCCGCGGCGGGCACGCAGCAACTGCTGGTGCTGGGCGGCAGCTATTCGGTAACGTTGGCGGCGGGGGCGAACAACGGGCGCTTCAGCCTGGCGTTTGGCGCGGCGCTGGCCACGGCGGCTAAAGCCGAGCTGGCGGCCGATGCCGTGAGCATGTACCCCAACCCGGCGCACGCCCGCTTCACGGTGCTGCTGCCGCCGCTGGCGGGGCTGCGCGAGGTGCGGGCCACCTTGTTTAACGCCCTGGGCCAGGCGGTGCTCAGCCGCACCATTGGCCTGAGCGGGGCCGGCGCCACGGCCGAGTTTGCCACTTCGGGCCTGGCCGCCGGCGTGTACACGCTGCGCCTGCAGGCCGACACGCAGGTGCTGACCAAGCGCGTGGTGCTGCACTAG
- a CDS encoding class I SAM-dependent methyltransferase: protein MSIQTAYNAWADTYDTVLNKTRDLEAVAIRQLLAKLPFAEVIELGCGTGKNTEWLATKAAHVTAVDFSAEMLARAQAKLAGGNVRFQQADVTQPWSWAQQPAELVTSSLILEHIADMGPVFRHCSQALRPGGWFYVGELHPFKQYQGSKARYLAATGAEVTVECYTHHLSDFLAAARPHGFRCLDLREYFDDNDRTAVPRIVSFLFQKEA, encoded by the coding sequence ATGAGCATTCAAACCGCCTACAACGCCTGGGCCGATACCTACGACACGGTCCTGAATAAAACGCGCGACCTCGAGGCCGTGGCCATCCGACAACTGCTGGCCAAACTGCCGTTTGCGGAGGTGATTGAGCTGGGCTGCGGCACGGGCAAGAACACCGAATGGCTGGCCACGAAAGCCGCCCACGTCACGGCCGTGGATTTTTCGGCCGAGATGCTGGCCCGCGCCCAGGCCAAGCTGGCGGGCGGCAACGTGCGCTTCCAGCAGGCCGACGTGACGCAGCCGTGGAGCTGGGCGCAGCAGCCGGCCGAGCTCGTGACCAGTAGCCTGATTCTGGAGCACATCGCGGACATGGGCCCCGTGTTTCGGCATTGCAGCCAGGCGTTGCGGCCGGGCGGCTGGTTCTACGTGGGCGAGTTGCACCCATTCAAGCAGTACCAGGGCAGCAAGGCCCGCTACTTGGCCGCCACCGGGGCCGAGGTGACGGTGGAATGCTACACCCACCACTTGTCCGACTTCCTCGCGGCCGCCCGTCCGCACGGTTTTCGCTGCCTGGACCTGCGCGAGTACTTCGACGACAACGACCGCACCGCCGTGCCGCGCATCGTCAGCTTTTTGTTTCAGAAAGAAGCCTGA
- a CDS encoding xanthine dehydrogenase family protein molybdopterin-binding subunit: MENTPPPTPSTGAPLSRVDGRLKVTGQARYAAEQQVAGCVHGVLVTSAIARGRIKRLDVAAAEKAPGVLSIVSHLNAPKVPGYQDATASNNPRVAGQEVKVFYDDQIHFSNQPVALAVAETLEQARYAASLVRVEYEVAPHQTNLAASLAQNLVPQKEKDYLRGQPDAYKTAPVHIEAEYRTPIQVHNPMEMHAVIALWEGEKLTVHTKTQGPKLAQQDLMRMFQLPAESVRVHSQFVGGAFGGSSRIWPPEVAAILGAKKVGRPVKLMNRREHEFNLVGYRPLSIQKMGLGATPDGTLVGITHRAYGNTSRYEQFAERIVHPTKSAYKTPNLNTNYRLVPLDLSTPAWTRGPGETSGSFALESAMDELAVALNMDPLALRLKNYADRDPENDKPWSSKGLGKCYERGAALFGWAKRPPAPRSMKQGEWLVGWGMSTGIYKAERSPATARARLLPDGSLIVQSATADTGPGTATIMTQIAADASGVAPAQIRFDLGDAAYPEAPLQAGSHTATSVGSAVHEACAALKKQVLDLAARVPGQALGKVSAADLTVENGFVVSAKKNRRLSFGEVLKQHGLPALEVTQKAEKSPEMEPYSGKSFCANFVEVQVHPLTGEVRVSRVVSVVDAGRVLNAKTARSQVLGSVVWGIGLALMEEARLDHRYGRVVNHDLVDYHVPVNADVPTIEVEFINEPDERLDPIGAKGLGEIGLVGFAAAVANAVYHATGQRVRELPITPDKLLPATKGT; encoded by the coding sequence ATGGAAAACACCCCACCCCCAACCCCCAGCACCGGCGCGCCGCTGAGCCGCGTCGACGGCCGCCTGAAAGTGACCGGCCAGGCCCGCTACGCCGCCGAGCAGCAGGTGGCGGGTTGCGTGCACGGCGTGCTGGTGACCAGTGCCATTGCCCGCGGCCGCATCAAGCGGCTGGACGTGGCCGCGGCCGAAAAAGCGCCCGGCGTGCTCAGCATCGTCTCGCACCTGAACGCGCCGAAAGTGCCCGGCTACCAGGACGCCACAGCCAGCAATAACCCGCGCGTGGCCGGGCAGGAAGTGAAGGTTTTCTATGACGACCAAATTCACTTCAGCAACCAGCCGGTGGCGTTGGCTGTGGCCGAAACGCTGGAACAGGCCCGCTACGCGGCCTCGCTGGTGCGGGTGGAATACGAGGTAGCCCCGCATCAGACCAACCTGGCCGCCAGCCTTGCGCAAAACCTCGTACCGCAGAAAGAAAAGGACTACCTGCGCGGCCAGCCCGACGCCTACAAAACGGCCCCGGTGCACATCGAGGCCGAATACCGCACGCCCATACAGGTGCACAACCCCATGGAAATGCACGCCGTGATTGCGCTTTGGGAAGGCGAGAAGCTGACGGTGCACACCAAAACGCAGGGCCCGAAACTGGCGCAGCAGGATTTGATGCGGATGTTCCAGCTGCCGGCCGAGAGCGTGCGGGTGCATTCGCAGTTCGTGGGCGGGGCGTTTGGGGGCTCGTCGCGCATCTGGCCACCGGAGGTGGCGGCCATACTGGGGGCGAAGAAGGTGGGCCGGCCGGTGAAGCTGATGAACCGGCGCGAGCACGAGTTCAACCTGGTGGGCTACCGGCCGCTTTCCATTCAAAAGATGGGCCTGGGTGCCACACCCGATGGCACGCTGGTGGGCATCACGCACCGCGCCTACGGCAACACCTCGCGCTACGAGCAGTTTGCCGAGCGCATCGTGCACCCCACCAAGTCGGCTTACAAAACCCCCAACCTGAACACGAATTACCGCCTCGTGCCGCTCGACCTGAGCACGCCCGCCTGGACGCGCGGCCCCGGCGAAACCAGCGGCTCGTTCGCCCTGGAATCGGCCATGGACGAGCTGGCCGTGGCCCTGAACATGGACCCGCTGGCCCTGCGCCTGAAAAACTACGCCGACCGCGACCCCGAAAACGACAAACCCTGGAGCAGCAAAGGCTTGGGCAAGTGCTACGAGCGCGGCGCCGCGCTTTTCGGTTGGGCCAAGCGCCCGCCCGCGCCGCGCTCCATGAAGCAGGGCGAATGGCTGGTGGGCTGGGGCATGAGCACGGGCATCTACAAAGCCGAGCGCAGCCCTGCCACGGCCCGCGCCCGCCTGCTGCCCGACGGCTCCCTCATCGTGCAAAGCGCCACCGCCGACACGGGGCCCGGCACTGCCACCATCATGACCCAGATTGCGGCCGATGCCAGCGGCGTGGCCCCGGCCCAGATTCGTTTCGACTTGGGCGACGCGGCGTACCCGGAGGCGCCCTTGCAGGCGGGCTCGCACACGGCCACGTCGGTGGGCTCGGCGGTGCACGAGGCCTGCGCGGCCCTGAAAAAGCAGGTGCTGGACCTGGCCGCCCGCGTGCCGGGCCAGGCGCTGGGCAAGGTGAGCGCCGCCGACCTGACGGTGGAAAACGGCTTCGTGGTTTCGGCCAAAAAGAACCGCCGCCTGAGTTTCGGCGAGGTGCTGAAGCAGCACGGGCTGCCGGCGCTGGAAGTGACGCAGAAAGCCGAGAAGTCGCCGGAGATGGAGCCGTACTCGGGCAAGTCGTTTTGCGCCAATTTCGTGGAAGTGCAGGTGCACCCGCTCACCGGCGAGGTGCGCGTGAGCCGGGTGGTGTCGGTGGTGGACGCCGGCCGGGTGCTCAACGCCAAAACGGCCCGCAGCCAGGTACTGGGCTCGGTGGTGTGGGGCATCGGGCTGGCCCTGATGGAGGAGGCCCGCCTCGACCACCGCTACGGCCGCGTGGTGAACCACGACCTGGTCGACTACCACGTGCCCGTGAACGCCGACGTCCCCACCATCGAAGTCGAGTTCATCAACGAGCCCGACGAGCGGCTCGACCCCATCGGCGCCAAAGGCCTGGGCGAAATTGGCCTGGTGGGCTTTGCCGCCGCCGTGGCCAATGCCGTGTACCACGCCACCGGCCAGCGCGTGCGCGAGCTGCCCATCACGCCCGACAAGCTGCTGCCCGCCACCAAAGGCACCTGA